The following coding sequences are from one Bradyrhizobium sp. WSM471 window:
- a CDS encoding AtpZ/AtpI family protein, whose product MTQGTGHGENGDRDRSPEEAALSDRLGNLDQRLSEFRGRHVKTEQPAGDGEDRAARASAMALGFRLSSELVAGVVVGAGIGWGFDRLLSTSPFGFIVFLLLGFVAGVVNVVRTAGAGQNRRGGS is encoded by the coding sequence ATGACACAGGGCACGGGACACGGCGAGAATGGAGATCGCGATAGATCGCCCGAGGAAGCTGCGCTTTCCGATCGGCTCGGAAATCTTGATCAGCGGTTGTCCGAATTTCGCGGCCGCCACGTCAAGACCGAGCAACCCGCAGGTGACGGTGAGGACAGAGCGGCCAGAGCCTCGGCGATGGCGCTTGGTTTTCGGTTATCCTCCGAGTTGGTCGCCGGGGTCGTTGTCGGAGCGGGGATTGGCTGGGGTTTCGACCGCTTGCTGTCGACGTCGCCTTTCGGATTCATCGTGTTCCTGCTGCTGGGCTTCGTCGCCGGCGTGGTGAATGTGGTGAGAACGGCAGGTGCGGGTCAGAACAGGCGCGGTGGTTCTTAA
- a CDS encoding secondary thiamine-phosphate synthase enzyme YjbQ yields the protein MTSAKSISRSAPSSGPATTIASSLLTVQTPGRGFSDLTAEAARFIADVHARDGVLTLFIRHTSASLTIQENADPSVLVDLTTVLARLAPDDEDAGWTHDTEGPDDMPAHIKTMLTGTSLQVPVLNGRLALGTWQAIYLIEHRARPHRREVVLQFIGGNQ from the coding sequence ATGACATCAGCCAAATCCATCTCGCGCTCGGCGCCGTCGTCAGGGCCGGCCACCACCATCGCATCGTCGCTGCTGACCGTGCAGACGCCGGGGCGCGGCTTCAGCGACCTCACCGCCGAGGCGGCGCGGTTCATCGCCGACGTTCATGCGCGGGACGGCGTGCTCACGCTGTTCATCCGTCACACCTCGGCGTCTCTGACAATTCAGGAGAATGCCGACCCGTCGGTGCTGGTCGACCTCACTACGGTGCTGGCGCGGCTCGCGCCCGACGATGAAGATGCGGGCTGGACTCACGACACCGAAGGGCCGGACGACATGCCGGCGCATATCAAAACCATGCTCACGGGGACATCGCTCCAGGTGCCGGTGCTGAACGGCAGGCTCGCGCTTGGCACCTGGCAGGCGATCTATCTGATCGAGCATCGCGCCCGCCCGCACCGGCGCGAGGTGGTGCTGCAATTCATCGGCGGCAATCAGTAG
- a CDS encoding F0F1 ATP synthase subunit A — protein MKIDPIHQFNIEPLFTLGHIGNHTIAFTNSSLYMLVAVAIISILMLASGTQLVPGRLQSVAEISYEFVASTIRSTAGAEGMKFFPLIFSLFMFICVSNLVGIIPYTFTISSHLIVTAALALLVFFTVLIYGVAKNGLKFFSIFVPHGVPGYILPLVMFIEILSFFLRPVSHSVRLFANMLAGHIALKVFAGFVAMLGFSLGALGWVGGVLPLALTVALYALEILVAFLQAYVFAILTCIYLNDAIHPGH, from the coding sequence ATGAAAATCGATCCGATCCACCAGTTCAACATCGAGCCTCTCTTCACCCTGGGCCATATCGGCAACCACACGATCGCCTTCACCAATTCGTCGCTCTACATGCTGGTGGCGGTCGCGATCATCTCGATCCTGATGCTCGCCAGCGGCACGCAGCTGGTTCCCGGCCGCCTGCAGTCGGTCGCCGAGATCTCCTACGAGTTCGTGGCCTCGACCATCCGCTCGACGGCCGGCGCGGAAGGCATGAAGTTCTTCCCGCTGATCTTCTCGCTGTTCATGTTCATCTGCGTTTCGAACCTGGTCGGCATCATCCCCTACACCTTCACGATCTCGAGCCATCTGATCGTCACCGCCGCGCTCGCGCTGCTGGTCTTCTTCACGGTGCTGATCTACGGCGTCGCCAAGAACGGCCTGAAATTCTTCTCGATCTTCGTGCCCCACGGCGTCCCCGGCTACATCCTGCCGCTGGTGATGTTCATCGAGATCCTGTCGTTCTTCCTGCGGCCGGTCTCCCACAGCGTCCGTCTGTTCGCCAACATGCTGGCCGGCCACATCGCGCTGAAGGTGTTCGCGGGCTTCGTCGCCATGCTCGGCTTCTCGCTCGGCGCCCTCGGCTGGGTCGGCGGCGTGCTGCCGCTGGCGCTCACGGTCGCGCTGTACGCCCTCGAGATTCTGGTCGCGTTCCTGCAAGCCTATGTGTTTG